The DNA window TGCACGCAAAATATAACAGTTTCAAATCACTTAAATTGCGCTCGGACACACGTGTTACACGAGCTCAAacaagcaagcgtatagcgttTAGCAAAAAGGGAGAATATAgcagattgagtacagtggaacacgcactataatcagtttagctataaatataaaacaagcaagcgtatagcgttactgttttacaaaggggaaaatagcagattgagtacagtggaacacgcactataaccagtttagctataaatataaaacaagcaagcgtatagcgttaTTGTTTTACAAAGGGGAAAATAgcagattgagtacagtggaacacgcactataatcagtttagctataaatataaaacaagcaagcgtatagcgttactgttttacaaaggggaaaatagcagattgagtacagtggaacacgcactataaccagtttagctataaatataaaacaagcaagcgtatagcgttactgttttacaaaggggaaaatagcagattgagtacagtggaacacgcactataaccagtttagctataaatataaaacaagcaagcgtatagcgttactgttttacaaagggagaatatagcagattgagtacagtggaacacgcactgacactttagctataaatatatagttttagaaACAGATCGAGGAACACGCTCGATCTTGCCGTTCTGTGAGGAGAGTATTCGTCCTGCACAGACTATTTTAACTAAATGCAGTTTAGTTTCAATTCAGCTCTCTGACACACAATAACGTTATTATAGCTATTTGAATGacgctggaacacgcagacatcAGGATAGCTATAAACAAGGCATTCTAGAATTTAAGGAACACGCTTAGTTCTTACCTTATAGTATGTGTTATATAGATCTAAATTTACTGCAGACTGGAGTTTAGAGACAAGACAGCAGACTGGGGTTACAGCTCTCACTCATTCAAGCACTCGTTCAAACGGACCGCGCCGTGCGCGCTGCATACGTCACACAAACACTGAGGGGTTTAATAATTTGCgttgataaaaagaaaaatgacttgATATGTGCTCCAAATTTAGATTAAACTGCCCGAATTATACTCCACCAttactgtagggaaaacaccctaggaagtaaaattagctcaaatgaaatatttagggaattataaagagttgtttagattacgaccgagcaactgattcgtccagcgttcatttgctcgagccgtaataagctcttgtaacggatataaatatccaacaatcgtgaaaacactgattagagcacggtaacttgatcacagtttaagacattaaatcataaagcacataatacaagacactttccttttaaaatctacaagagattttatttattctaacacaaactaatctaacacaaaggcacgcacacacacacattcatacgcgttgcagtaagaaggaaatgagagagaaagagttttgaaagagagagagagagagagagagagagagagagagagagagagtgagagtgagtatctgattaaccgaattcctatcaatgcatttcaaggaccagaacgaaccatgaatcattcatttatgcaccagttcagttttggtctggaggtacttgcttgcgttgacttaaaggtgaatctccctcgtcgtgcagagaggggtttcccaagtcgatgattggtccagatcaggtccgtgtggaacaatgaaggaagtctctttgtcgctggagttgaagcggcaaaagtcgttggttgaactttgcggcgaaacttaggacacgagactttcagcggtaaaggaaaattaagtaaagaaaaggaaagtgagtgaaggtgggatggcttgaatgagcggctggtctgttcttcttgttactccattgttcttggtactctggtcatggtttctcttaccagaactaaccaactccagttcgtttactaaccaacttctctcccttcactatcttgcaatatgatcatttaaacttagttgtttgtcacacctctgaggagtcttggccaatcagacattgtcctgtttcaagagggccttcctctgcccccaataaaacataagtgtcacatcctggtctgtctctgctttagcagattgCCATTTTAACCTAATTGCTgttaaatgggatacaatacattttaaacagatttcattcaagtcaggatataggaaagggggaaagaatcaaattaagtccaaataaggcatactttcaatcattcagtcaagagttaacacatttaaatgaattgtgagtgtttctaaagcctaactgtttacaggtagtacttgtggacacataatgcaaaatgtatgtagttaaaagatgtttgataagtccgttaaaattgttggaacaattttgaagcagatttatttgttcaacagtctctttggctctcctgtgaagtaaggaaacaaaaggggtctggattgtctctctgtcttcttgggtgaccctttggtatgtcgcttctgctatcaggaagcatgtgtcgtaaaagtaatcagcctggctttatctgcagacggttcggagccggaacctcaattctgaattagaattatgttttgaaagaatcatctaaatgattcatttgtctggttcgtccacagttcttacaACTAACAGGGCAAACTagattttaaactttaaaatactCTACCGTAACAGGAAATGCATGAACAGAGCGACGGACAGAAAAAACATGGAGATGCCGCAGCCGATAGAAGTGATGAAGCTCAATGAATCCACATACTGTGCTGTGATGTTTGCATTTGCATCTGGAGCAGACTGAGAGATCAGAGAAACACAACAGAAACAACCCTTTTAAAACTGATTCTTGTTTATTAGCAAGAATCAGATCTTTcagttttaaatgcattttatttgtatGACTTTAGTCATCTTTTACAAGGTCACTAGCTAAAAGACTCTGATATTGATTTCATGGGGTCTTTAAATGAAACTCTGAGAAGCTTCTCACCATCAGCACTGCAAAGAATGTCAGATGTGAACACGAGCACTTTATGGTATTAATGTTGATTTTTTCTGTCTCACAGCCGGACGTCGTCCATGTAAGATTTCCTTTGATGAAAAGAGAGTGACGAAcgaaattaattatataaaattgaTGGGAACTGATCAATACAGCCATAAATGAATTTACCTTTTCCATCCCAAGAACTGCAGGACGCCTCACCGACCTGTAAGAACatgtttgatttttattttgttttcacagTGTCTGATTATTATAACAAAATAAGATTCACAACAAAACCTTCATTACCAGATCTTTCTGTGTAAAGAACATTTCTATATTGTTGGTAAGGTTGGTGATATTGGCTCTCATCGTTATTCCATAAACCTCATTGTTCAAAACAGTgtattttttagtttcatcctaaataaaatatagagcaaatcaaataaaaatgtgtgaatacaatagataaaaaaaaaactaaattaaaagaaaagttcactcaaaaatgtctCTCATGCtgttatactttttaaaaactcTTTTCAAGCAACAATTCATAATTGACCCAACGTAAAGACCCCCTCCCCCCACTCCTGACtactttgtcggacaaaatggcggattcggcgttctgattggttagattggtgaagggtcaattgcaAAGAGGATTAAAACACCTTAGAAGCATCATAATAATAGTGAATATGACAGTGTACTTATGTCCAGCTCTTCTGAGATCAAGACATTTGTGCCATTATATTTGCATTTcacttaatgtaataataacacaattgtaattttttgagtgaactctCTAGTAAACATTccttaaaatgttaaaacatggaattttatttttatttttattttatttttttgagtacCTTTCCCATGTTTTTGAACCGTAGAACTCCAAGTAACGCCCTGCCATTGTTTTCCCGTCTTGATTTATTAAAGGCCTCACTGGGAATCTTTACAGACCAGGGAATGTCTGTCTTCAGGTCACTTTGACAGTCAACAacctatgaaaaaaaaaaaaaaagaattagcATAATAAATGAGAAATCATACAATCCTTTTATTGTTTCTCAAGTCTTACGTCTATCCTGTTTGGATCTGAAGAGTAGCACATGTCTCTGGTCTCTGTGTTATTGGCTTGTGCGTGAAGAAGACCAATAACATCCCCTTTGATGATCTGTGTGTTGCTTGTATTGTTTTTTCCCATCTGCTCCATTAGAGACTCCAGTTTGTCTAAGATGTCTCTGCAAAATTGATTTCATCACTTTGTATTCAGTAATggagttttaattttaaaagtcaCTTGTGAACCACACACTTACGATGCTTTTGATGGATCTGTTATCTCAGATGGTGTGAAACTTGCAgttggattgttagttgtcACAGTTGGTTCGAAACTGGTAgttggattgttagttgtctcagaTGGTTTGAAACTGGTAGTTGGATCGTTAGTTGTCTCAGATGGTTTTAAGTTCATACttggattgttagttgtctcaggTGGTTCGAAACTGTTAGTttgattgttagttgtctcagaTGGTTTGAAACTGTTAGTttgattgttagttgtctcagaTGGTTTGAAACTGGTAgttggattgttagttgtctcagaTGGTTTTAAGTTCATACttggattgttagttgtctcaggTGGTTCGAAACTGTTAGTttgattgttagttgtctcagaTGGTTTGAAACTGTTAGTttgattgttagttgtctcagaTGGTTCGAAACTGTTAGTttgattgttagttgtctcagaTGGTTTGAAACTGGTAgttggattgttagttgtctcagaTGGTTTGAAACTGGTAgttggattgttagttgtctcagaTGGTTTTAAGTTCATACttggattgttagttgtctcaggTGGTTCGAAACTGTTAGTttgattgttagttgtctcagaTGGTTTGAAACTGGTAgttggattgttagttgtctcagaTGGTTTTAAGTTCATACttggattgttagttgtctcaggTGGTTCGAAACTGTTAGTttgattgttagttgtctcagaTGGTTTGAAACTGGTAgttggattgttagttgtctcagttggTTCGAAACTGGTAGTTGGATCGTTAGTTGTCTCAGATGGTTTTAAGTTCATACttggattgttagttgtctcaggTGGTTCGAAACTGTTAGTttgattgttagttgtctcagaTGGTTTGAAACTGGTAgttggattgttagttgtctcagaTGGTTTTAAGTTCATACttggattgttagttgtctcaggTGGTTCGAAACTGTTAGTttgattgttagttgtctcagaTGGTTTGAAACTGGTAgttggattgttagttgtctcagttggTTCGAAACTGGTAGTTGGATCGTTAGTTGTCTCAGATGGTTTTAAGTTCATACttggattgttagttgtctcaggTGGTTCGAAACTGTTAGTttgattgttagttgtctcagaTGGTTTGAAACTGGTAgttggattgttagttgtctcagaTGGTTTTAAGTTCATACttggattgttagttgtctcaggTGGTTCGAAACTGTTAGTttgattgttagttgtctcagaTGGTTTGAAACTGGTAgttggattgttagttgtctcagaTGGTTTTAAGTTCATACttggattgttagttgtctcaggTGGTTCGAAACTGTTAGTttgattgttagttgtctcagaTGGTTTGAAACTGGTAgttggattgttagttgtctcagttggTTCGAAACTGGTAGTTGGATCGTTATTTTTCTCAGATGGTTTTAAGTTCATACttggattgttagttgtctcagaTGGTTTGAAACTGGTAGTttgattgttagttgtctcagaTGGTTTGAAACTGGTAGTttgattgttagttgtctcaggTGGTTCGAAACTGTTAGTttgattgttagttgtctcaggTGGTTCGAAACTGTTAGTttgattgttagttgtctcagaTGGTTTGAAACTGGTAGTTGGATCGTTAGTTGTCTCAGATGGTTTTAAGTTCATACttggattgttagttgtctcaggTGGTTCGAAACTGTTAGTttgattgttagttgtctcaggTGGTTCGAAACTGTTAGTttgattgttagttgtctcagaTGGTTTGAAACTGGTAGTTGGATCGTTAGTTGTCTCAGATGGTTTTAAGTTCATACttggattgttagttgtctcaggTGGTTCGAAACTGTTAGTttgattgttagttgtctcagaTGGTTTTAAGTTCATACttggattgttagttgtctcagttggTTCGAAACTGGTAGTTGGATCGTTAGTTGTCTCAGATGGTGTGAAACTGGTAgttggattgttagttgtctcagaTGGTTTTAAGTTCATACttggattgttagttgtctcaggTGGTTCGAAACTGTTAGTttgattgttagttgtctcagaTGGTTTGAAACTGGTAgttggattgttagttgtctcagaTGGTTTTAAGTTCATACttggattgttagttgtctcaggTGGTTCGAAACTGTTAGTttgattgttagttgtctcagaTGGTTTGAAACTGGTAgttggattgttagttgtctcagttggTTCGAAACTGGTAGTTGGATCGTTAGTTGTCTCAGATGGTTTTAAGTTCATACttggattgttagttgtctcaggTGGTTCGAAACTGTTAGTttgattgttagttgtctcagaTGGTTTGAAACTGGTAgttggattgttagttgtctcagaTGGTTTTAAGTTCATACttggattgttagttgtctcaggTGGTTCGAAACTGTTAGTttgattgttagttgtctcagaTGGTTTGAAACTGGTAgttggattgttagttgtctcagttggTTCGAAACTGGTAGTTGGATCGTTAGTTGTCTCAGATGGTTTTAAGTTCATACttggattgttagttgtctcaggTGGTTCGAAACTGTTAGTttgattgttagttgtctcagaTGGTTTGAAACTGGTAgttggattgttagttgtctcagaTGGTTTTAAGTTCATACttggattgttagttgtctcaggTGGTTCGAAACTGTTAGTttgattgttagttgtctcagaTGGTTTGAAACTGGTAgttggattgttagttgtctcagaTGGTTTTAAGTTCATACttggattgttagttgtctcaggTGGTTCGAAACTGTTAGTttgattgttagttgtctcagaTGGTTTGAAACTGGTAgttggattgttagttgtctcagttggTTCGAAACTGGTAGTTGGATCGTTAGTTGTCTCAGATGGTTTTAAGTTCATACttggattgttagttgtctcaggTGGTTCGAAACTGTTAGTttgattgttagttgtctcagaTGGTTTGAAACTGGTAgttggattgttagttgtctcagaTGGTTTTAAGTTCATACttggattgttagttgtctcaggTGGTTCGAAACTGTTAGTttgattgttagttgtctcagaTGGTTTGAAACTGGTAgttggattgttagttgtctcagaTGGTTTTAAGTTCATACttggattgttagttgtctcaggTGGTTCGAAACTGTTAGTttgattgttagttgtctcagaTGGTTTGAAACTGGTAgttggattgttagttgtctcagttggTTCGAAACTGGTAGTTGGATCGTTATTTTTCTCAGATGGTTTTAAGTTCATACttggattgttagttgtctcagaTGGTTTGAAACTGGTAGTttgattgttagttgtctcagaTGGTTTGAAACTGGTAGTttgattgttagttgtctcagaTGGTTCGAAACTGGCAGTTGGTTTGTTAGTCATCAAAGATGGTTTGAAACTGGTAgctggattgttagttgtctcagaTGGTGTGAAACGTGTAGTTGGATTGTTAATCGTCTCAGATGGTGTGAAACTTGTAGTTAGATTGTTAGTTTCCTCAGATGGTTTGAAACTGGTAgttggattgttagttgtctcagttggTTCGAAACTGGTAGTttgattgttagttgtctcagaTGGTTCGAAACTGGTAGTttgattgttagttgtctcagaTGGTTCGAAACTGGTAgttggattgttagttgtcACAGTTGGTTCGAAACTGGTAGTttgattgttagttgtctcagaTGGTTTGAAACTGGTAgttggattgttagttgtctcagaTGGTTTGAAACTGATAGTTGGATTTTTAGTTGTCACAGTTGGTTCAAAACTGGTAGTTTGATTGTTAGTTGTTTCAGATGGTTTGAAACTGGTAgttggattgttagttgtcACAGTTGGTTCAAAACTGGTAGTTTGATTGTTAGTTGTTTCAGATGGTTTGAAACTGGTAgttggattgttagttgtctcagaTGGTTTGAAACTGGTAgttggattgttagttgtcACAGTTGGTTCAAAACTGGTAGTTTGATTGTTAGTTGTTTCAGATGGTTTGAAACTGGTAgttggattgttagttgtcACAGTTGGTTCAAAACTGGTAGTTTGATTGTTAGTTGTTTCAGATGGTTTGAAACTGGTAgttggattgttagttgtcACAGTTGGTTCAAAACTGGTAGTTTGATTGTTAGTTGTTTCAGATGGTTTGAAACTGGTAgttg is part of the Chanodichthys erythropterus isolate Z2021 chromosome 18, ASM2448905v1, whole genome shotgun sequence genome and encodes:
- the LOC137006310 gene encoding mucin-2-like, whose protein sequence is MALLDYQAFPAPIVIAVVSVGGYKTVIINTTSGKNTRMCWITDPLIHYIVNIGYYTFVFIFTTGIFIMIVTKIVQARHIRAPDDKRKTFRKQLMMVLSLFLLFGLTWAVAFFSYGAMLIPSYYIFTVLNSFQGQCKCNNTTNEGQCEVSIDETFADIKLWLLLDVTSTPAAGNVGSKYVLHFNGNAWMCVICVDERSTTVTPLSNTITNITTTSFETTETTNNPTTSFEPTETTNNPTTSFKPTETTNNPATSFEPSETTNNPTTSFKPTETTNNPATSFEPTETTNNPTISFEASETTNNQTTSFEPTETTNNPTTSFKPTETTNNPTTSIEPSETTNNPTISFKPSVMTKNLTTSFKPSEETNNLTTSFTPSETTNNPATSFKPSLMTNKPTTSFKGFEANKNPTTSFTPTETTNNPTASFEPSETTKNPTTRFEPTETTNNPSTSFKLSMTTNYPTTIFEPSETTNNPTSSFEQTESAINPATSFKPSVTTYNQTTSFTPSETTNNPTTSFEPTETTDNLSTSFKPSETTNNPTTSFEPTETTNNPTTSFKPTETTNNPATSFEPTETSNNPTTSFEPTETTDNLSTSFKPTETTNNPTTSFEASETTNNQTTSFKPTETTNNPATSFEPTETTNNPTTSFKPSVMTNNLTTSFKPSEEAINPTTSFTPSLMTNKPTTNFKGSEANKNPTTSFKPSVTTNNQTTSFTPSETTNNPTTSFEPTETSNNQTTSFEPTETTNNPTTSFKPTGTTNNPATSFEPSETTNNPTSSFEQTESSTSFTPSETTNNPATSFKPSLMTNKPTTSFKGSEANKNPTTSFTPTETTNNLTASFEPSETTKNPTTSFETNEKTNNPTTSFEQTETTNNPSTSFKLSVTTNNPTTIFEPSETTNNPTSHFKPSETTINPATSFKPSVTTNNQTTSFTPSETTNNPTTSFEPTETTNNPTSSFKPTETTNNPATSIEPTETTINPATTFKPSETTYNQTTSFTPSETTNNPTTSFEPSVTTNNPTTSFKPSETTNNQTTSFEPTVTTNNPTTSFKPSETTNNQTTSFEPTVTTNNPTTSFKPSETTNNQTTSFEPTVTTNNPTTSFKPSETTNNPTTSFKPSETTNNQTTSFEPTVTTNNPTTSFKPSETTNNQTTSFEPTVTTKNPTISFKPSETTNNPTTSFKPSETTNNQTTSFEPTVTTNNPTTSFEPSETTNNQTTSFEPSETTNNQTTSFEPTETTNNPTTSFKPSEETNNLTTSFTPSETINNPTTRFTPSETTNNPATSFKPSLMTNKPTASFEPSETTNNQTTSFKPSETTNNQTTSFKPSETTNNPSMNLKPSEKNNDPTTSFEPTETTNNPTTSFKPSETTNNQTNSFEPPETTNNPSMNLKPSETTNNPTTSFKPSETTNNQTNSFEPPETTNNPSMNLKPSETTNNPTTSFKPSETTNNQTNSFEPPETTNNPSMNLKPSETTNDPTTSFEPTETTNNPTTSFKPSETTNNQTNSFEPPETTNNPSMNLKPSETTNNPTTSFKPSETTNNQTNSFEPPETTNNPSMNLKPSETTNNPTTSFKPSETTNNQTNSFEPPETTNNPSMNLKPSETTNDPTTSFEPTETTNNPTTSFKPSETTNNQTNSFEPPETTNNPSMNLKPSETTNNPTTSFKPSETTNNQTNSFEPPETTNNPSMNLKPSETTNDPTTSFEPTETTNNPTTSFKPSETTNNQTNSFEPPETTNNPSMNLKPSETTNNPTTSFKPSETTNNQTNSFEPPETTNNPSMNLKPSETTNNPTTSFTPSETTNDPTTSFEPTETTNNPSMNLKPSETTNNQTNSFEPPETTNNPSMNLKPSETTNDPTTSFKPSETTNNQTNSFEPPETTNNQTNSFEPPETTNNPSMNLKPSETTNDPTTSFKPSETTNNQTNSFEPPETTNNQTNSFEPPETTNNQTTSFKPSETTNNQTTSFKPSETTNNPSMNLKPSEKNNDPTTSFEPTETTNNPTTSFKPSETTNNQTNSFEPPETTNNPSMNLKPSETTNNPTTSFKPSETTNNQTNSFEPPETTNNPSMNLKPSETTNNPTTSFKPSETTNNQTNSFEPPETTNNPSMNLKPSETTNDPTTSFEPTETTNNPTTSFKPSETTNNQTNSFEPPETTNNPSMNLKPSETTNNPTTSFKPSETTNNQTNSFEPPETTNNPSMNLKPSETTNDPTTSFEPTETTNNPTTSFKPSETTNNQTNSFEPPETTNNPSMNLKPSETTNNPTTSFKPSETTNNQTNSFEPPETTNNPSMNLKPSETTNNPTTSFKPSETTNNPTTSFKPSETTNNQTNSFEPSETTNNQTNSFKPSETTNNQTNSFEPPETTNNPSMNLKPSETTNNPTTSFKPSETTNNQTNSFKPSETTNNQTNSFEPPETTNNPSMNLKPSETTNDPTTSFKPSETTNNPTTSFEPTVTTNNPTASFTPSEITDPSKASDILDKLESLMEQMGKNNTSNTQIIKGDVIGLLHAQANNTETRDMCYSSDPNRIDVVDCQSDLKTDIPWSVKIPSEAFNKSRRENNGRALLGVLRFKNMGKSAPDANANITAQYVDSLSFITSIGCGISMFFLSVALFMHFLLR